Proteins encoded by one window of Enterococcus saccharolyticus subsp. saccharolyticus:
- a CDS encoding zinc ribbon domain-containing protein — translation MKYCPNCGKELLEGANFCGECGIKIEKEIPKEETKEISQETPKKPVVAKKISPVKAERSEKTKKKRPNPLVITLILIICGIFLAVWFLMSVFTTKPEASVTEGTDTSAVVETTSMTTAETTAQTIASSSEEPVTAKYDDIIENAKRFANEGNYSESELELSTIPEDVLARPEYASVKKIVDEIHAQNQPAMEAERAKAEAEQKKVEEEQKAKAEQERKAKEEQEKKAKAEKKEPTDPVFVGEFAQWATGYGVYFAEGQGQSVLTIGVDGKVSKGSQTGKATVESYSGDVLSYETNEQNPTKMPATKTVHPNVRITITWEKGGSQVFYGYTSFTSRLVLTDGSAKGNGVNEVWITN, via the coding sequence ATGAAATATTGTCCGAATTGTGGCAAGGAATTACTTGAAGGGGCAAATTTTTGTGGTGAATGTGGAATAAAAATAGAGAAAGAAATTCCCAAAGAAGAGACAAAAGAAATATCTCAAGAAACTCCGAAAAAACCAGTAGTCGCCAAGAAGATTTCTCCAGTAAAAGCGGAGCGATCAGAAAAAACGAAAAAGAAGCGTCCTAATCCTTTAGTGATTACGTTGATTTTAATTATTTGTGGCATCTTTTTAGCTGTCTGGTTTTTAATGTCGGTCTTTACTACCAAACCAGAAGCCAGTGTGACTGAAGGAACCGATACATCAGCAGTTGTTGAAACAACAAGTATGACGACTGCTGAAACGACAGCACAAACCATTGCTTCTAGTTCAGAAGAACCAGTTACTGCTAAATATGATGACATTATTGAAAATGCCAAACGTTTTGCCAATGAAGGAAATTATTCAGAATCTGAACTAGAATTAAGTACGATTCCAGAAGATGTCTTGGCTCGTCCAGAATATGCGTCAGTGAAAAAAATCGTTGATGAAATTCATGCTCAGAACCAACCAGCGATGGAAGCGGAAAGAGCGAAAGCTGAAGCTGAACAAAAAAAGGTGGAAGAGGAACAAAAAGCCAAAGCCGAACAAGAACGTAAAGCCAAAGAAGAGCAAGAGAAGAAAGCAAAAGCGGAGAAAAAAGAACCAACAGACCCAGTATTCGTTGGTGAATTTGCACAATGGGCAACGGGATACGGTGTTTATTTCGCAGAAGGGCAAGGCCAATCGGTATTAACGATTGGCGTAGACGGTAAAGTATCTAAGGGGTCACAAACTGGAAAGGCAACTGTTGAAAGTTATAGTGGCGATGTCTTGAGTTATGAAACCAATGAACAAAACCCAACGAAAATGCCCGCAACAAAGACAGTCCATCCAAATGTTCGCATAACGATTACTTGGGAGAAAGGTGGTAGCCAAGTGTTCTATGGTTATACATCATTTACTTCTCGTTTAGTATTAACGGACGGTTCAGCAAAAGGAAATGGTGTGAACGAAGTCTGGATTACAAATTAA
- the istB gene encoding IS21-like element helper ATPase IstB: MNDSMDALQSQFRQLRLVETASELPELLRKAEQASWTYRELVQEIVCFELRKREEKSVQKRLKWAKFPYHKTLTEFDLSDQTSLSKRQLTQLQELTWLEQQYNLIFLGPSGVGKTHLSIALGMEAIQKGFQVTFVTMGELLSLLKTEEFTRKSQVQLNRIRASDLVIIDDLMYMAMDQREATLFFHLINHLYERSSIILTSNKSPDQWGELLGDEGVAMAILDRILHRAEVVHMNEASYRMKHRQSMFVSESVQN; the protein is encoded by the coding sequence ATGAATGATAGCATGGACGCGCTGCAAAGCCAGTTCAGACAGTTGCGGTTGGTGGAAACTGCGAGCGAGTTGCCCGAGCTGTTACGTAAAGCCGAACAAGCCTCCTGGACCTACCGGGAACTGGTGCAGGAGATTGTGTGCTTCGAATTAAGGAAGCGCGAGGAAAAAAGTGTTCAGAAACGATTGAAATGGGCTAAGTTCCCGTACCACAAAACACTGACGGAATTCGACCTATCAGATCAGACTTCTCTGAGCAAACGGCAGCTTACCCAGCTCCAAGAGCTTACTTGGCTTGAGCAGCAGTATAATCTCATCTTTTTGGGTCCGAGCGGTGTGGGGAAAACGCACTTGTCCATTGCCTTAGGCATGGAGGCCATCCAGAAGGGGTTTCAGGTAACATTCGTGACAATGGGAGAACTACTCTCCCTTCTGAAAACTGAAGAATTCACGCGGAAATCGCAGGTCCAGCTCAATCGGATCCGAGCATCTGATTTAGTGATTATTGATGATTTGATGTATATGGCAATGGATCAAAGGGAAGCTACCCTGTTTTTTCATTTGATCAATCATCTATATGAACGGAGTTCAATCATCTTGACCTCCAATAAGAGCCCCGACCAATGGGGAGAATTATTGGGCGATGAGGGAGTCGCAATGGCTATCTTAGACCGTATTCTGCATCGAGCGGAGGTCGTTCACATGAATGAAGCTAGCTACCGTATGAAACATCGCCAGAGCATGTTTGTGAGCGAAAGTGTTCAAAATTAA
- the istA gene encoding IS21 family transposase, which produces MKKKLMLYLEIQQMKGRGFSIQQIAKQLKVSRTTVYNYMEKTPEEAFEWVNSLGSRKKKLDPYKDWIVAWLQEYPHLNASQIQDWLLEKFPDFTVGESTMRLYVNQIREEYQIAKTKVVRQYEAVEEQPMGKQVQVDWGETRQKTQDQREIKLYCICFLLSHSRYRYVEWQNRPFTTRDAIRSHENAFEFFGGMPEEIVYDQDHLITVSEHAGDMILTAEFQAYKQQRKFRVHLCRKADPESKGKVESTVKYVKRNFADSRIYTTIENWNERCLAWLERTGNRRVHGTTKKRPVEVFLLEKQHLKPVSKLLSTESITGSSITRTVNKDNTVFYKSNRYSVPLGTYRPKGLNTVAIEIKEDTNNQQRLIIRKQPDGEILANHPLETSTGKLIKNKNHGRDRSKGIQSYKETVAQQFKDLELSSRYIDILMEKYPRYKRDQLAVLQKAALEYPTVIDEALQKCMSEHLMSANDFTDVAKYLAAPRKETPPVPPVQAVRADCADINVETHPMSTYTEILGGAAS; this is translated from the coding sequence GTGAAGAAGAAGTTAATGTTATATTTGGAAATTCAACAGATGAAGGGGCGGGGCTTTTCCATCCAACAAATCGCAAAGCAGTTGAAGGTATCCCGCACAACGGTTTATAACTACATGGAGAAGACACCGGAAGAAGCTTTCGAATGGGTCAATTCATTAGGTTCGAGGAAGAAGAAATTGGACCCATACAAGGATTGGATTGTTGCTTGGCTTCAAGAGTATCCGCATCTGAATGCGTCTCAAATACAGGATTGGCTGCTTGAGAAATTCCCCGACTTCACCGTTGGTGAAAGTACGATGCGGTTATATGTGAATCAAATACGCGAAGAATATCAGATAGCTAAAACTAAAGTTGTGAGGCAATACGAGGCGGTCGAAGAACAACCGATGGGAAAACAGGTGCAAGTCGATTGGGGCGAAACGCGTCAAAAGACACAGGATCAAAGAGAAATCAAATTATACTGCATTTGTTTCTTACTTTCCCATTCACGCTACCGCTATGTGGAATGGCAAAATCGCCCCTTTACGACTCGTGATGCCATTCGAAGCCACGAGAATGCCTTTGAATTCTTTGGTGGCATGCCGGAAGAAATCGTTTATGATCAGGACCACCTCATCACTGTGAGTGAGCACGCTGGAGACATGATTCTGACCGCTGAATTTCAAGCGTACAAACAGCAACGGAAGTTCAGAGTCCATTTATGCCGCAAAGCCGACCCCGAATCCAAAGGAAAAGTGGAGAGTACGGTAAAGTATGTGAAACGAAATTTCGCCGATAGCCGGATTTATACGACAATCGAGAACTGGAATGAGCGCTGTTTAGCCTGGTTGGAAAGAACGGGCAACCGAAGGGTTCATGGAACAACAAAAAAGAGACCGGTAGAAGTGTTTCTCCTCGAAAAGCAACACTTAAAACCAGTCTCTAAACTACTCTCAACCGAGAGTATCACCGGTTCAAGTATAACAAGAACGGTAAACAAGGACAATACAGTTTTTTATAAATCAAACCGTTATTCCGTGCCACTAGGCACTTACAGACCGAAAGGCCTGAATACAGTGGCTATTGAAATCAAGGAAGATACGAACAATCAACAACGGCTTATTATCAGAAAACAGCCCGATGGGGAAATTCTGGCGAACCATCCTCTGGAAACTTCAACAGGCAAACTAATCAAAAATAAAAACCATGGGCGCGATCGTTCGAAGGGCATTCAAAGCTATAAGGAAACCGTTGCGCAGCAGTTCAAAGATTTGGAGCTTTCCTCACGATACATTGATATCTTGATGGAGAAGTATCCGCGCTATAAAAGAGACCAACTGGCCGTTCTACAGAAAGCGGCCCTCGAATACCCCACTGTCATTGATGAGGCCCTACAGAAGTGTATGTCTGAACATCTGATGAGTGCGAATGACTTTACGGATGTGGCTAAATACTTGGCTGCCCCTCGGAAAGAGACGCCGCCTGTTCCACCCGTACAAGCAGTCCGAGCGGATTGCGCTGATATCAACGTGGAGACGCATCCGATGAGTACCTATACGGAAATTCTGGGAGGTGCCGCCTCATGA
- a CDS encoding zinc ribbon domain-containing protein, producing the protein MKFCGNCGTELNQGVKFCPKCGTKQEESETNHSSQPVEQVRTQVQTNSKSKVVIVSIIAVVLLIGGFVFLKKDVLFNMSASNSSKAKATKIDQVKQNVMPFKNGDYVGLMNDKFEIVQETVGRNVTKFNKHGVAIAYNYGEEGTSVFLIDEKGDIISDEYSSIGTFSVNGGTNSIESLQSENGVFDFTNDDSDTGLINSKGEVVREASPIHIYPFSGKKVTSFYNTSREKMGVLSENGETIIEPIYDQIVIVNENTFVVKTSHESRQFQVINAKGEEIQEDISGTGFYNLASGDFAIQNLNGKYSVLDAKLNVVIDNVFQAIPIASEDGKYFVVFNDDNGEEMLYNRSGEEIVSNGYTNLSLPDKDGYLTYMINNEFGVMDLEGNYLFQDNAPSSSTYNYFNRLGETEVYLLQTEDETFLYNQEGEELLRRESYGGSQDYPRDYILIATSSDSETTVFTVFDRFGHLLSEHAVFVTATDEYILVQEDDQYIRLFSKKDGSEIKGDWLEFDAAYVEESE; encoded by the coding sequence ATGAAATTTTGTGGAAATTGTGGAACAGAATTAAATCAGGGAGTTAAATTTTGTCCAAAGTGTGGAACGAAACAAGAAGAAAGTGAGACAAATCATTCAAGTCAGCCGGTCGAGCAAGTAAGAACGCAGGTGCAAACAAATTCAAAATCAAAAGTCGTGATTGTAAGTATCATTGCTGTTGTTTTGCTGATTGGTGGTTTCGTGTTCTTAAAAAAAGATGTTTTGTTTAACATGAGCGCTTCTAATAGTTCCAAAGCGAAAGCAACAAAAATTGATCAAGTAAAACAAAATGTCATGCCTTTTAAAAATGGGGATTATGTTGGATTGATGAACGACAAATTTGAAATTGTGCAGGAAACAGTTGGAAGAAATGTCACTAAATTTAACAAGCATGGGGTAGCTATAGCCTACAATTATGGTGAGGAAGGAACGTCTGTTTTTTTAATTGATGAAAAAGGGGACATTATTTCAGATGAGTATTCATCAATAGGAACATTTTCTGTCAATGGAGGAACGAACTCGATAGAAAGTCTGCAGTCAGAAAATGGTGTGTTTGATTTTACAAATGACGATTCAGATACAGGATTAATTAATTCTAAAGGGGAGGTAGTGAGGGAAGCGAGCCCGATTCACATTTATCCTTTCTCAGGAAAAAAAGTCACCTCCTTCTATAACACTAGCCGCGAAAAAATGGGTGTTTTATCAGAAAATGGCGAAACAATTATTGAACCGATTTATGACCAAATTGTGATTGTGAATGAGAATACGTTTGTAGTAAAAACTTCTCACGAAAGCCGTCAATTTCAGGTTATAAATGCTAAAGGTGAAGAAATTCAGGAGGATATTTCTGGAACCGGCTTTTATAATTTAGCTAGTGGTGATTTTGCTATCCAAAATTTGAACGGAAAATATAGCGTGTTAGACGCTAAACTGAATGTAGTGATTGATAATGTGTTCCAAGCAATTCCGATAGCATCTGAGGATGGAAAATATTTCGTTGTATTTAATGATGATAACGGGGAAGAAATGCTGTATAATCGTTCAGGAGAAGAGATTGTTTCTAATGGATATACTAATTTAAGTCTACCTGATAAAGACGGATATCTAACATACATGATAAATAATGAATTTGGTGTGATGGATTTAGAGGGAAATTATCTCTTTCAAGACAATGCCCCATCTTCTAGCACCTATAATTATTTTAATCGTTTAGGAGAGACGGAGGTTTATTTACTACAGACCGAAGATGAAACATTCTTATATAACCAAGAGGGTGAAGAACTATTAAGAAGAGAAAGTTATGGTGGGAGTCAAGATTATCCAAGAGACTACATTCTGATTGCTACCTCTTCCGATTCTGAGACAACAGTGTTCACTGTATTTGATCGCTTTGGTCATTTGTTGAGTGAACATGCTGTTTTTGTGACAGCGACAGATGAATATATTCTTGTTCAAGAAGACGATCAATATATACGACTATTTTCAAAGAAAGATGGTTCAGAAATCAAAGGCGACTGGCTTGAATTTGATGCTGCCTATGTAGAAGAATCAGAATAA
- a CDS encoding serine hydrolase: MKNKWMGLLLGIIGVLSILLFFLVKQKENNKEETDISTDVTMTTTMTTTAIEESLTTTTESSSDAVELVSEPLELDTSKLQAHAVDLYYEVYFLDSKRHVSSQNSVATPAASVIKLFIMDYIYHLVAQGSITMEASIEGESLDALTKRMIQLSDNQATNVLINYFSMDTLNAYFQKSGYSDTQLQRLMLDETARSQGLENYTSLDDCVSYLKKLYEHKDQLVNQAMLTILKGQTIQTKIPSQLPETIEVANKTGELDTVENDVGIVFAKEPFVIVVLSNGVKVPQQMREAIGEFASAAFNAANETSEIGGKE; encoded by the coding sequence TTGAAAAATAAGTGGATGGGTTTATTACTAGGCATCATTGGGGTATTAAGCATACTCTTGTTTTTTCTCGTGAAGCAGAAAGAGAACAATAAAGAAGAGACAGACATAAGCACAGATGTAACGATGACAACAACAATGACAACAACGGCAATAGAAGAAAGTTTGACTACTACAACTGAGAGTAGCAGTGATGCGGTCGAACTTGTATCAGAACCTTTAGAATTGGATACGTCAAAATTACAAGCGCATGCTGTTGATCTATATTATGAAGTTTATTTTCTTGATTCTAAGCGACATGTTTCTAGTCAGAATTCTGTGGCAACACCTGCAGCAAGTGTGATTAAGTTGTTTATTATGGATTATATTTATCACTTGGTAGCACAGGGATCCATTACCATGGAAGCAAGTATTGAAGGAGAGTCGCTGGATGCTTTAACGAAGCGAATGATTCAGCTAAGTGATAATCAAGCAACGAATGTGTTAATTAATTATTTCAGTATGGACACATTGAATGCGTATTTTCAAAAAAGTGGATATTCAGACACTCAGTTACAACGGTTAATGTTAGATGAAACAGCTCGTAGTCAAGGATTAGAAAATTATACATCTTTAGATGATTGTGTAAGTTACTTAAAAAAACTTTATGAACATAAAGATCAATTAGTGAATCAAGCAATGTTGACAATTCTTAAAGGACAAACTATTCAAACTAAAATTCCTAGTCAATTGCCTGAAACTATTGAAGTAGCAAATAAAACAGGGGAGTTAGATACTGTAGAAAACGATGTTGGTATTGTTTTTGCGAAAGAGCCATTTGTCATAGTGGTTTTATCTAATGGTGTGAAGGTGCCTCAACAGATGCGAGAGGCTATTGGTGAGTTTGCCTCAGCAGCCTTTAATGCAGCGAATGAGACGAGTGAAATAGGAGGAAAAGAATGA
- a CDS encoding VWA domain-containing protein, whose amino-acid sequence MFCTNCGHKNDEHAKFCEDCGKPMQDEPTTQSLNQAPPPVTPTTKTGNKKSRPIVISALILVVCFSAGGIWYFQSQDKSPMSSKTEGESFNLVEESEETSREETQEKAKKKPTKESTEEIEEKNDTKTVKNKQALRMQISQIDNSAFPTMTLYTQIKDRNNQTIADIKKDTFEVKEIGPDGKEQNLAIKDILPVEESTEMNINLVLDQSGSMDEDNKINNAKVAASKFIDEILSNQNNHVEITSFDSYVHNVQAFSSDNQKLKQAIDSIELGDQTALYDALYDALIQTNQTTGARFVIAFTDGDENASLHSENEVIELSKQTGIPVYIIGIGSDINAAYLESFTASCNGDYYSAEVEDLSTVLLDIYEDIYSQQKDLYKVTYTSKANDKLDQYYTVSVSAAKKSAFNGQAKLEYMPQDNIAAIDNRNILDIIEAKTDVENVAVAIVDLKTNVEFRVGNARQSYVASGFYAPIYTVASTVDQDVADQMMKTMDNDAGNTLIDEFGGLSSVTDALSDQGYTQTTFNRKFGDVKASEAGNENYTSAVDSAKILRDIYDNDGYKNMNWDLTKDGIVLPANVKTYAHRGQGIGAAYNVFAIIETDDVKYGIAIMTAHTGSNNKEAQAVAVPMISDILAEVHKGMTGH is encoded by the coding sequence ATGTTTTGTACAAATTGTGGTCATAAAAATGATGAGCATGCGAAATTTTGTGAAGATTGTGGGAAACCAATGCAAGACGAACCTACTACTCAGAGCTTGAACCAGGCCCCCCCACCCGTGACACCCACAACAAAAACAGGGAATAAAAAGTCACGACCTATAGTAATCAGTGCACTGATTTTAGTTGTATGTTTCTCTGCTGGTGGAATTTGGTATTTCCAATCGCAAGATAAGTCTCCAATGTCATCGAAGACAGAAGGGGAATCTTTCAATTTGGTCGAAGAATCTGAGGAAACGTCTCGAGAAGAAACGCAAGAAAAAGCGAAGAAAAAACCGACAAAAGAGTCGACTGAAGAAATAGAAGAAAAAAATGATACGAAGACGGTCAAAAACAAACAAGCATTGCGCATGCAAATTTCTCAAATTGACAATAGCGCATTTCCAACAATGACGTTATATACACAAATTAAAGACCGAAACAACCAAACAATCGCAGATATTAAAAAGGATACCTTTGAGGTAAAAGAAATTGGTCCTGATGGCAAAGAGCAAAACTTGGCCATTAAAGATATATTGCCAGTTGAAGAATCAACTGAAATGAATATTAATTTGGTATTGGATCAGTCCGGAAGTATGGACGAAGATAATAAAATTAATAATGCAAAAGTAGCGGCCAGTAAATTTATAGATGAGATTTTAAGTAACCAGAATAACCATGTCGAAATTACATCTTTTGATAGTTATGTCCATAATGTGCAAGCTTTTTCATCAGATAATCAAAAACTAAAGCAAGCGATTGATTCCATTGAGTTAGGCGACCAAACGGCTTTGTACGATGCGTTATATGACGCGCTTATTCAAACCAATCAAACTACGGGGGCTCGCTTTGTTATTGCATTCACAGATGGAGATGAGAATGCTAGTTTACATTCAGAAAATGAAGTAATTGAGTTGTCAAAACAAACGGGGATTCCAGTGTATATTATTGGTATTGGTTCGGATATTAATGCTGCTTATTTGGAGTCATTTACGGCTTCTTGTAATGGAGATTATTATTCAGCAGAAGTGGAAGACCTTTCGACCGTGTTATTAGATATTTATGAAGATATTTATAGCCAACAAAAAGACCTATACAAGGTGACGTACACTTCAAAAGCCAATGATAAATTAGACCAATATTATACCGTGAGTGTTTCAGCAGCTAAAAAAAGTGCATTTAATGGGCAAGCCAAATTGGAATATATGCCTCAAGATAATATTGCTGCAATAGATAATCGTAACATTTTAGATATTATTGAAGCAAAAACTGATGTTGAAAATGTAGCCGTAGCAATAGTTGATTTAAAGACAAATGTTGAATTTCGAGTAGGAAATGCCCGCCAATCTTATGTCGCTTCTGGTTTTTATGCGCCTATTTATACGGTAGCATCAACCGTTGACCAGGATGTTGCAGATCAGATGATGAAAACAATGGATAATGACGCGGGGAATACTTTAATTGATGAATTTGGTGGTCTGTCTAGTGTAACGGATGCCTTAAGCGATCAAGGATACACACAAACAACCTTTAATCGGAAATTCGGTGATGTCAAAGCAAGTGAAGCTGGTAATGAAAATTATACGAGTGCGGTTGATTCTGCAAAAATTTTGCGAGACATTTATGATAATGATGGCTATAAAAATATGAATTGGGATTTAACAAAAGATGGTATTGTATTACCAGCAAATGTAAAAACGTATGCACATCGTGGACAAGGAATCGGTGCTGCTTACAATGTTTTTGCAATTATTGAAACAGATGATGTGAAGTATGGTATTGCTATTATGACAGCTCACACTGGTTCAAACAATAAAGAGGCACAAGCAGTAGCAGTACCAATGATTTCTGATATTTTAGCTGAAGTGCATAAAGGAATGACGGGTCATTGA
- a CDS encoding zinc-ribbon domain-containing protein, protein MKFCRNCGEELAPNVLFCGKCGTKVQQETSVLADAPKTGMNAQKKKLIVFGTVIAVIVLGMFYFLSNQSPFAGQWTLADDYQTDDVDFTLNIKKNNLFEFMVYGYDDYEEVSYNAEFFGKIEENKQNYNLQLEKMAVTIDFSENAIAEFLEYSDASSFEEYLDDYLFGELESEGIPTTVARKMVKITDNRIKIDVTMEQIRNLETQLRDFPMPNLGGVDLSTFEEEFTNIRMYVTKQDQLVIRPLNQSSEDEQLMFSRQ, encoded by the coding sequence ATGAAATTTTGTAGAAATTGTGGGGAAGAACTTGCACCAAATGTCCTTTTTTGTGGGAAGTGTGGGACGAAAGTTCAACAAGAAACCTCTGTTTTAGCAGATGCACCCAAAACAGGGATGAATGCACAAAAGAAAAAGTTGATTGTGTTCGGGACAGTGATAGCAGTGATTGTTTTGGGAATGTTTTATTTTCTGTCAAACCAAAGTCCATTTGCTGGACAATGGACATTAGCGGATGATTATCAAACAGATGATGTTGATTTTACATTAAATATTAAGAAAAATAATTTATTTGAGTTCATGGTATATGGCTATGATGATTATGAAGAAGTAAGTTACAATGCTGAGTTTTTTGGGAAAATTGAAGAAAATAAACAAAATTATAATTTACAGTTAGAAAAAATGGCTGTAACGATTGACTTTTCAGAGAACGCGATAGCAGAATTCCTAGAGTATTCTGATGCATCTTCCTTCGAGGAGTATCTAGATGATTATCTATTTGGAGAATTAGAAAGCGAAGGAATACCGACAACCGTTGCTCGTAAGATGGTCAAAATTACTGACAATCGCATCAAAATAGATGTAACAATGGAACAAATACGTAATTTGGAGACTCAGTTACGAGATTTTCCTATGCCCAACTTAGGAGGGGTTGATCTGTCTACATTTGAAGAAGAGTTCACTAATATTCGTATGTACGTCACAAAGCAAGATCAATTAGTAATCAGACCTTTAAATCAAAGTTCTGAAGATGAGCAATTAATGTTTAGTCGCCAATAG
- a CDS encoding zinc ribbon domain-containing protein, with protein MKYCVKCGNEMKEEARFCPKCGQDQTQSVMTNDTVQQTISAGKNYASYFVEKLGKPTLTIDQASNYFGYVTMLLFALTQTLVIFSEMKRWSSVFDSILALTLPSSGNFYSLGLADFLRIFIYALLFLAVSLGVTFFVVNYVLKINVSLNDFMNKFATVFSGIIIISFVISMGALIDLTPAWLSAIALGAGFFVTVIAIIFMIAKRENYLETTNWTPFYSVTLTLALIGLVDFVIIQLLS; from the coding sequence GTGAAATATTGTGTGAAATGTGGAAATGAAATGAAAGAGGAGGCACGTTTTTGTCCAAAGTGTGGACAAGATCAAACTCAGTCAGTGATGACTAATGATACCGTGCAACAAACAATTTCAGCTGGGAAAAACTATGCGAGCTACTTTGTAGAAAAATTAGGAAAACCAACATTAACCATCGATCAAGCAAGCAATTATTTTGGTTATGTTACGATGCTCTTATTTGCTTTAACTCAAACGTTAGTGATTTTTTCAGAAATGAAGCGTTGGAGCAGTGTGTTTGATTCAATTTTAGCACTTACTTTACCATCTTCAGGTAACTTTTATAGTTTGGGGTTAGCAGACTTTTTAAGAATTTTTATTTATGCGCTGTTATTCTTGGCTGTCAGCTTAGGCGTAACCTTTTTTGTGGTTAATTATGTGTTGAAAATCAATGTTTCTTTGAATGATTTTATGAATAAATTTGCTACGGTCTTTTCAGGTATTATTATTATTTCGTTCGTTATTTCGATGGGCGCATTGATTGACTTAACACCAGCTTGGTTAAGTGCTATTGCGTTAGGTGCTGGTTTTTTTGTCACTGTCATAGCGATTATTTTCATGATTGCTAAACGTGAAAATTATTTAGAAACAACGAACTGGACACCTTTTTATAGTGTTACGTTAACGTTAGCCCTTATTGGATTAGTCGATTTTGTTATTATTCAACTACTTTCTTAA